In Entelurus aequoreus isolate RoL-2023_Sb linkage group LG12, RoL_Eaeq_v1.1, whole genome shotgun sequence, the DNA window ctcgttacagaagctacaaaactgaccttcctttgagcacattgagtttctggagcatcacatttgtggggtcaattaaacgctcaaaacggccagaaaaagagaactttcatctgaaactcgacagcctattcttgttcttagaaatgaaggctattctacaaaattgtttgggtgaccccaaacttttgaacggtagtgtataccggcccccagacacattttgtttctctaaatgtggcccccaagtcaaaataattgcccaggcctgtgcaAGTGTAATCTTTTAATTCATGTTCACACATCATCCTAacaatcatcacacacacacacacacacacacaaagtgcagaCATTAGACCGTGATATTCCGTCTATGAATAATAGGCAACATGAAGGTGCTGAGTATTGCACATAATAGGTCAGCTTCACCGATGAGCATGAGGTTTTCTGTTTGTGTCTTTGAcatgaaaaaaagccttgccatGCAAGTGCTTGTTATGCAAAATGTTGTTCACGCTGTGTGGAGACTATGCAAAGGAGCTTATGCCAATTCCTGAGATCATTTGAAAGGTTGCCCACTTTCTTTGTTCCTGGAGTATCAACTCCATACACGCAAGTGATAAATTAGCATTCAATTTTCAAAAGCATCGTCTCTGTCGCGGGGAGCGCTTTATTTCCGCCTCAGGAGCAGTCCGTGAAGGTGGTCACCATGTTGCCCTTGCGCTGCGTCACCGTTCGGCAGTGCTGCTTGGCCGAGCCCTGGAACCTGCTCTCAGTCCTGTGCGCGTTGAAGGAGAACATTTTCTCCAAGTCCTCGAACATGTCGTCGAACAGTCCGCCTCCGAAGGGCCTCTTCTGCTGCGGCGGCCTGTGCCCGGCGGAGGCCTCGCGGAAGAATCTCTTCTGGTGGGCTTGATGATGGGGGTGGGAGTGAAAGTGCTGTTGTTGCTGACCGAAGACGTCGAAGTCTTTGAAGATGTCGTCAAAGTTGAACGACTGGTAGTGTCGTCGGAAGTTGTAGTTGCCGCCGCCGCCGTGTCCCGCTCCTGGTGGCGGGCCGTGGCCGAATTGATCGTACTCTCGCCGCCTCTTGTCGTCCGATAACGTCTCGTACGCTGTCAAGGAAAAGACCAAATTAGGGACCTTCCGTGTTAACCTTTGAATTTATGCTGATaccatcatccatgagtgagctcTGCAGATATTAatcacatgtaccgtatttttcggactataagtcgcagtttttttcatagtttggccggggttgcgacttatactcaggagcgacttatgtgtgaaattattaacacgtcagggtttcccacacattcatttatttgtggcggcccgccacgaaagaattaccgtaatttccggactataagccgctactttttcccctcgttctggtccctgcggcttatacaagggtgcggcttatttacggcctgttcttctccgacaccgacaaagaggatttcggtggttttagtacgcaggaggaagacgatgacacaatgattaaagactgacttttcatataccgtaggctggttattttattattatagaggtttatttgaaatagggacagataccaaaacatagacatctgaaacagttatccgatgcatgcatcacagtgtttgtagccaaagctaatttacaacacttgtccccaacaacaacaacaacaacacagatccaacatcattaaaataggaatataaaaaatagagtgagttgataataatgataatagtaataacacagacaaagtgcaaactagataaaagccaataataataataataacacagacaaagtgcagactagataaaaaccaattagtaaaaatgagtaaaaactaaacatgggaacacgattgttgctcaactagccataattttgtttgttttttgaaagtgacaagtgcaggtatacttttcattttgataacgtacaggcgagcactttgtattactttgcaccgttgtattatttgtactctgcacgaatgctgttcgccatgtcaaagatgtgaaagtttgattgaatgattgaaagatttattgttaataaatgggacgctttgcgttcccaaacagtcatctctgtcccgacaatcccctccgtggtagcaggaacccctatatactacgctaattacacatcaaaaccctgcggcttatagtcgggtgtggcttatatatggagcaatctgtattttcccctaaatttagctggtgcggcttatagtcaggtgcggcttatagtccggaaatgacggtacATCCGccactaattaaaaaaaattattttaattttttttaatttttttgtcctctccagcttctcaggcaaatcatagagttgatgtagatgcccatatcggctgttcagatttactttacaaaagagaagtgtaggatacttctcttgttgccttatttgtatttgactttattaaatgtatttatattagaaacacaacatgtgtatataacaaagggtgcaaagtctgcaggcagtaggaaacacatggttaagtgtagggagtaaaactgatggcagtctaaagttcaagatttttggagctctttgttcagtggatgagatgtttgatgaagctctgtgtctatctaccaccactactgttttctgtttatttgttactgactgtggcaggacacctctgcctctgtttcactttatgttgctggtaaataatatggttgtagtagtaggctaaagttaaattatttagtatgcactaattaaaggggcagagctttaagagacattttagcttttatatttttataagatattttttgtaagaaccacaattaataaatatatttcagtgaataacttattgttcaaatctgtatataaatatgtacataaagtgttgtaattatattgtaaaatagatggatggacttttaaaacaaaactgttattattaattagtaagtatacattttttgagcctttttagagaaaatcatatcattgtagtaaattatgcaaattactcgatgatgtcatggtggccacgcccccaccgccacaggtatcttggcagtttatgggaaacactgcagtgtcatacatcagatatatatgataataacttcaatatagaggcaacttcttttcccactctactggtacttcaaAAGTATTGTTTTGCCCTCCAAGTCCTGCTGTGTCCGGCGcgttgagtttgtaaacattaacaaaaacaaaacaaaaaatttgcGAAAATAAAGATATTGATCTAATCTAATCTAGAACAGTTCTTCTGAAGTAGTGGGGCAGAGAACATGTTTTATCAGCATCATACTTTTAAACCCTGATTCGAAAAACTatgcactacaaaacgtgctcattgcagccattaatcctgacttcctcattttgaataagaaaacaaatcagcagaaattgtttacatttgttttgtaggttaaagtgctCCGTATGTAGTGCtccttagttaaaggcctactgaaagccactactagcgaccacgcagtctgatagtttatacatcaatgatgaaatcttaacattgcaacacatgccaatacggccgggttagattagcgaagtgcaactttaaatttcccgcgaaatattctgctgaaaacgtctcggtatgatgacgtttgcgcgtgacgtcacggattgtgcggacatgttacgttaacataccaggcacgttctcagttggttatttatgcctcatataacgtacacttattcagcctgttcactattctttatttattttaaattgcctttcaaatgtctattcttggtgttggcttttatcaaatacatttccccaaaaaatacgacttatactccagtgcgacttatgtttttttttcttctttattatgcatttttggccggtgcgacttatactccggagcgacttatacactgtaaaaagacgattcttagtttttattctaattagggtccaataagcccaaatagcaaagagaaattaaaaaaaacccatgtaaaaaaacagcttgggcctt includes these proteins:
- the LOC133662943 gene encoding dnaJ homolog subfamily B member 9-like isoform X1; the encoded protein is MPTLCHLYRRSPNFHQPTIEGAMATVQCVLLLVLHILLISEFILAKKDYYDILGVPKDASERQIKKAFHKLALKYHPDRNKGPDAEARFREIAEAYETLSDDKRRREYDQFGHGPPPGAGHGGGGNYNFRRHYQSFNFDDIFKDFDVFGQQQQHFHSHPHHQAHQKRFFREASAGHRPPQQKRPFGGGLFDDMFEDLEKMFSFNAHRTESRFQGSAKQHCRTVTQRKGNMVTTFTDCS
- the LOC133662943 gene encoding dnaJ homolog subfamily B member 9-like isoform X2 gives rise to the protein MATVQCVLLLVLHILLISEFILAKKDYYDILGVPKDASERQIKKAFHKLALKYHPDRNKGPDAEARFREIAEAYETLSDDKRRREYDQFGHGPPPGAGHGGGGNYNFRRHYQSFNFDDIFKDFDVFGQQQQHFHSHPHHQAHQKRFFREASAGHRPPQQKRPFGGGLFDDMFEDLEKMFSFNAHRTESRFQGSAKQHCRTVTQRKGNMVTTFTDCS